The proteins below come from a single Haemorhous mexicanus isolate bHaeMex1 chromosome 20, bHaeMex1.pri, whole genome shotgun sequence genomic window:
- the C20H17orf75 gene encoding protein Njmu-R1 encodes MLPALPDGDERELESSEEGGGAGEERRPERHGCTYHGLYGYRRSAQQGAAGGDGSAGGAVAHTPSTEDFSLSLLDTNLPAEAETELRSFIAKRLTKGALFEGMGNVASVGLSIPEGKVGCYYCRFQQESLLEMGTLESDINAPEYVVCFLGGSEKGLELFRLELDKYVQNLKINLDLEQKNLEAYVSPYLRSWFEDAICPIQRVVQLFQDKLASLLHAALSYTPVEVKNADERTEKDISRFLAAASLQGLVQEGTMTSLCIAMTEEQHKSMVIDCSGPQPQLHNAGSNRFCEDWMQAFANGAEGGNPFLFRQILENFKLKAIQDINNLKRFIRQAEMNHYALFKCYLFLKNCGSGDILLKIVKVEHAEMPEARNVVTVLEEFMRETSVA; translated from the exons aTGCTCCCGGCGCTGCCGGACGGCGATGAGCgggagctggagagcagtgaggagggcggcggcgcgggcgaGGAGCGGCGGCCGGAGCGGCACGGCTGCACCTACCACGGCCTCTATGGCTACCGCAG GTCCGCGCAGCAGGGAGCCGCCGGCGGGGATGGCAGTGCCGGAGGCGCCGTGGCACACACACCCTCCACCGAAGACTTCAG CCTCTCCTTGCTGGACACCAACTTACCAGCTGAAGCGGAGACGGAGTTGCGCAGTTTCATCGCTAAGCGCCTTACTAAAGGAGCGCTGTTTGAAGGAATGGGGAATGTAGCATCAGTGGGGCTGAg tatACCAGAAGGTAAAGTTGGGTGTTACTACTGTCGTTTCCAACAAGAAAGTCTTCTGGAAATGGGAACGTTGGAATCAGACATCAATGCTCCAGAATATGTggtttgtttcttaggtggctCAGAGAAAGGTCTGGAACT TTTCAGACTTGAGCTGGACAAATATGTTCAAAATCTGAAGATAAATCTTGATTTGGAG CAAAAAAACTTGGAGGCCTATGTTAGCCCCTACCTGAGGAGCTGGTTTGAGGATGCCATCTGCCCTATCCAGAGGGTTGTGCAGCTCTTCCAGGACAAACTTGCCTCTCTGCTACATGCT gCTCTGAGTTACACTCCTGTAGAGGTCAAAAATGCAgatgaaagaacagaaaaggacaTCAGCAG GttcctggcagctgccagcctCCAAGGACTTGTCCAGGAAGGCACAATGACCTCCCTGTGCATCGCCATGACAGAGGAACAGCACAAGTCCATGGTTATAGACTGTAGTGggcctcagccccagctgcatAATGCAG GAAGCAACAGATTCTGTGAGGACTGGATGCAAGCTTTTGCAAATGGTGCTGAAGGTGGAAATCCATTTCTCTTCCGGCAGATTTTGGAAAACTTTAAATTGAAG GCTATCCAGGACATTAACAACCTGAAGAGGTTTATCCGCCAGGCCGAAATGAACCACTATGCCTTGTTCAAGTGCTACCTGTTCCTAAAGAACTGTGGCAGTGGAGACATCCTGCTGAAGATTGTGAAAGTAGAACATGCAGAAATGCCAGAGGCCAGGAATGTAGTGACTGTCCTGGAGGAATTCATGAGAGAAACATCAGTGGCTTAA